One Natranaerovirga hydrolytica genomic region harbors:
- a CDS encoding BclA C-terminal domain-containing protein, with protein sequence MALEADITFSNNGVIVGAITHTPGTATITLGTAGDYSIVFNVTGVEANQFTLFQNGTAVPGATYGSGAGTQANPGFVTITAAAGDTLTLRNHSSSAAITLQTLAGGTQTNSNASIQIQKIN encoded by the coding sequence GTGGCATTAGAAGCTGATATAACCTTTAGCAATAACGGGGTCATTGTTGGGGCTATTACTCATACACCAGGAACTGCTACAATTACCCTTGGTACTGCAGGAGACTATTCAATTGTGTTTAACGTTACAGGTGTGGAAGCAAATCAGTTTACACTTTTCCAAAATGGTACGGCTGTTCCAGGAGCTACTTATGGCTCTGGCGCAGGCACTCAGGCAAACCCTGGTTTTGTGACTATTACCGCTGCTGCTGGTGATACGTTAACTTTAAGAAATCATAGCAGTTCAGCTGCAATTACGTTACAAACTCTGGCAGGTGGTACTCAGACCAACTCCAATGCTTCTATTCAAATCCAAAAAATAAATTAG